A region of Paenibacillus sp. 37 DNA encodes the following proteins:
- the gcvH gene encoding glycine cleavage system protein GcvH, whose translation MSELKSDFLYSEEHEWVQTVGEDTVRIGITEFAQHQLGDIVFVELPDLETNVKAEDSIGTIESVKTVSDLFSPVTGSIIAVNDSLQDSPELVNSSPYEEGWMIEIRVEGDLTAALSTLMNADAYRKHTEE comes from the coding sequence ATGAGCGAATTGAAAAGTGATTTCCTGTACAGTGAAGAGCACGAATGGGTGCAAACCGTAGGGGAGGATACTGTACGTATTGGCATTACCGAGTTCGCGCAGCATCAGCTGGGTGACATTGTGTTTGTGGAATTGCCTGACCTTGAAACCAATGTAAAAGCAGAGGACAGTATTGGAACAATAGAATCGGTCAAAACAGTTTCGGACTTGTTCTCTCCCGTCACAGGTTCTATTATTGCAGTCAATGATTCGTTGCAGGACTCACCTGAACTTGTGAACAGCTCTCCTTACGAGGAAGGCTGGATGATTGAGATTCGTGTTGAGGGAGATCTGACAGCAGCATTGTCTACATTGATGAATGCAGACGCGTATCGTAAACATACGGAAGAATAG